A part of Streptomyces sp. NBC_01210 genomic DNA contains:
- a CDS encoding acyl-CoA thioesterase: MTNPAERLVDLLDLEQIEVNIFRGLSPNESLQRVFGGQVAGQALVAAGRTTDGERPVHSLHAYFLRPGIPGVPIVYQVERVRDGRSFTTRRVTAVQQGKTIFNLTASFHRPEEGSIEHQLPPRLEFPDPETLPSVTTEIREHLGELPEALERMARRQPFDIRYAERLRWTPEEIKEADPRSAVWMRAVGPLGDDPLVHTCALTYASDMTLLDAVRIPVEPLWGPRGFDMASLDHAMWFHRPFRADEWFLYDQESPISTGGRGLARGRIYDREGRLLVSVVQEGLFRPLSR; encoded by the coding sequence ATGACGAATCCGGCCGAGCGCCTGGTCGATCTGCTCGACCTGGAGCAGATCGAGGTCAACATCTTCCGCGGCCTCAGCCCGAACGAGTCCCTGCAGCGGGTCTTCGGCGGGCAGGTGGCGGGCCAAGCGCTGGTCGCGGCCGGCCGCACCACCGACGGCGAGCGGCCGGTCCACTCGCTGCACGCGTACTTCCTGCGGCCGGGAATCCCCGGCGTGCCGATCGTCTACCAGGTCGAACGGGTAAGGGACGGCCGCTCGTTCACCACTCGCCGGGTCACCGCCGTCCAGCAGGGCAAGACCATCTTCAATCTGACCGCTTCCTTCCACCGGCCGGAGGAGGGCAGCATCGAGCATCAGCTGCCGCCGCGGCTGGAGTTCCCGGACCCCGAGACCCTCCCCTCGGTCACCACGGAGATCCGCGAGCATCTGGGCGAACTCCCCGAGGCGCTGGAGCGGATGGCCCGCCGCCAGCCCTTCGACATCCGCTATGCCGAACGGCTGCGCTGGACTCCGGAGGAAATCAAGGAGGCGGACCCGCGCAGCGCGGTGTGGATGCGCGCGGTGGGCCCGCTGGGCGACGACCCGCTGGTGCACACCTGCGCACTGACGTATGCGAGCGACATGACGCTTTTGGACGCGGTCCGTATCCCGGTGGAGCCGCTGTGGGGCCCGCGCGGCTTCGACATGGCCTCACTGGACCACGCGATGTGGTTCCACCGGCCGTTCCGCGCGGACGAGTGGTTCCTGTACGACCAGGAGTCGCCGATCTCGACCGGCGGCCGGGGACTGGCTCGTGGCCGTATCTACGACCGCGAGGGCAGGCTGCTGGTGTCGGTGGTGCAGGAGGGGCTCTTCAGGCCGCTCAGCCGCTGA
- a CDS encoding acyl-CoA dehydrogenase family protein, producing MAEFTLELNDDQKQVRDWLNGFAKDVMRPAAAEWDEREETPWPVIQEAAKVGIYSLDFYAQQFFDPTGLGIPMAMEELFWGDAGIGLSIVGTGLAAVGVLANGTEEQIGTWIPQMYGDVDDVKVAAFCSSEPDAGSDVGAMRTRAVYDEAKDEWVLNGTKTWATNGGIANVHVVVAVVDPEIGSKGHASFIVPPNTPGLSQGQKFKKHGIRASHTAEVVLENVRVPGHCLLGGKEKLDERLARARERAKSGGERVKNAAMATFEASRPAVGAMAVGTARAAYEVALDYAMTRSQFGRPIIDNQGIAFQLADMRTQIDAARLLVWRASWMAVAGKPFLSAEGSMSKLYASETAKKVTAQAIQILGGNGFTREYPVERMHRDAAIYTIFEGTSEIQRLVIARTLSGMPIR from the coding sequence ATGGCTGAGTTCACGCTCGAACTCAACGACGACCAGAAGCAGGTCCGTGATTGGCTGAACGGTTTCGCCAAGGACGTGATGCGCCCGGCCGCCGCCGAGTGGGACGAGCGTGAGGAGACCCCCTGGCCTGTCATCCAGGAAGCGGCCAAGGTGGGAATCTACTCCCTCGACTTCTACGCCCAGCAATTCTTCGACCCGACCGGTCTTGGCATCCCGATGGCGATGGAGGAGCTCTTCTGGGGTGACGCCGGCATCGGCCTTTCCATTGTCGGTACGGGACTTGCGGCAGTCGGTGTCCTCGCCAACGGAACCGAGGAACAGATCGGCACCTGGATTCCGCAGATGTACGGCGACGTGGACGATGTGAAGGTCGCGGCCTTCTGCTCCTCCGAGCCGGACGCAGGCTCCGACGTCGGCGCGATGCGTACGCGCGCGGTGTACGACGAGGCCAAGGACGAGTGGGTACTCAACGGCACCAAGACCTGGGCGACCAACGGTGGTATCGCCAACGTCCACGTCGTGGTCGCGGTCGTCGACCCGGAGATCGGCTCCAAGGGCCACGCCTCGTTCATCGTGCCGCCGAACACCCCCGGTCTCTCTCAGGGCCAGAAGTTCAAGAAGCACGGGATCCGCGCCTCCCACACCGCAGAGGTGGTGCTGGAGAACGTACGCGTCCCCGGACACTGCCTGCTCGGCGGCAAGGAGAAGCTGGACGAGCGCCTGGCCCGGGCGCGTGAGCGCGCCAAGTCCGGCGGCGAGCGTGTGAAGAACGCGGCCATGGCCACCTTCGAGGCGTCCCGCCCCGCGGTCGGCGCGATGGCGGTGGGCACTGCCCGCGCCGCGTACGAAGTCGCACTCGACTACGCCATGACCCGCAGCCAGTTCGGCCGCCCGATCATCGACAACCAGGGCATCGCCTTCCAGCTGGCCGACATGCGCACCCAGATCGACGCGGCGCGGCTGCTGGTGTGGCGCGCCTCCTGGATGGCGGTGGCGGGCAAGCCCTTCCTCTCCGCCGAGGGCTCCATGTCCAAGCTGTACGCCAGTGAGACCGCCAAGAAGGTCACGGCGCAGGCCATCCAGATCCTGGGCGGCAACGGCTTCACCCGGGAGTACCCCGTGGAGCGTATGCACCGCGACGCCGCGATCTACACGATTTTCGAGGGCACGAGCGAGATCCAGCGCCTGGTGATCGCCAGAACCCTCTCGGGCATGCCGATCCGCTAG
- a CDS encoding glutathione peroxidase has product MTLYDIPLRTLTGEPTSLADYRGQAVLLVNVASKCGLTPQYAGLERLQKQYGEQGFTVLGVPCNQFAGQEPGSAEEIESFCSATYGVTFPMLEKTDVNGADRHPLYTELTKVADGEGESGDVQWNFEKFLIGKDGAVVSRIRPRTEPEAPEVVAAIEALLSA; this is encoded by the coding sequence ATGACCCTGTACGACATCCCGCTGCGCACGCTGACCGGCGAGCCCACCTCCCTGGCCGACTACCGTGGCCAGGCGGTCCTGCTGGTGAACGTCGCCTCCAAGTGCGGTCTGACCCCGCAGTACGCCGGCCTGGAGCGGCTGCAGAAGCAGTACGGCGAGCAGGGCTTCACGGTCCTCGGTGTGCCGTGCAACCAGTTCGCGGGCCAGGAGCCGGGCAGCGCGGAGGAGATCGAGTCCTTCTGCTCGGCGACTTACGGTGTGACCTTCCCCATGTTGGAGAAGACCGATGTGAACGGCGCGGACCGGCACCCGCTGTACACGGAGCTGACGAAGGTCGCGGACGGCGAGGGCGAGTCCGGCGACGTGCAGTGGAACTTCGAGAAGTTCCTGATCGGCAAGGACGGCGCGGTCGTGTCCCGGATCCGCCCGCGCACCGAGCCCGAGGCCCCCGAGGTCGTCGCCGCGATCGAGGCGCTGCTCTCCGCCTGA
- a CDS encoding TetR family transcriptional regulator, whose product METTQHAAGQQRSADQRRRELLEAADRVVLRDGPQASMNAIAAEAGITKPILYRHFGDKGGLYRALAKRHTDALLDALRAAVDAPADRRERVEATLDTYLAAIEARPQVYRFLMHPAEDTQPSEAGFDVGRHSAPLLRRLGEELAKVIYDRVDLGPNSEQLARVWGHGIVGMMHAAGDWWLGERPCSRAELVHSLADLLWGRLAAAGDRAGGPVF is encoded by the coding sequence ATGGAGACCACACAGCACGCAGCCGGCCAACAGCGGTCGGCCGACCAGCGGCGCCGGGAACTGCTCGAAGCCGCCGACCGGGTGGTGCTCCGGGACGGTCCGCAGGCCTCCATGAACGCCATCGCCGCCGAGGCGGGCATCACCAAGCCCATCCTGTACCGGCACTTCGGCGACAAGGGCGGCCTCTACCGTGCGCTCGCCAAGCGCCACACCGACGCCCTGCTGGACGCGTTGCGGGCAGCGGTGGACGCTCCCGCCGACCGCCGTGAGCGGGTCGAGGCAACACTCGACACCTACCTCGCCGCGATCGAAGCACGGCCGCAGGTCTACCGCTTCCTGATGCATCCGGCCGAGGACACCCAGCCGTCGGAGGCGGGCTTCGACGTCGGCCGCCACTCGGCGCCACTGCTGCGCCGGCTCGGCGAGGAGCTGGCTAAGGTGATCTACGACCGGGTCGACCTGGGGCCCAACAGCGAACAGCTGGCCCGGGTGTGGGGCCATGGCATCGTCGGCATGATGCACGCGGCCGGGGACTGGTGGCTGGGTGAACGCCCGTGCTCCCGCGCCGAGTTGGTGCACAGCCTCGCCGATCTGCTCTGGGGCCGGCTGGCCGCGGCCGGCGACCGCGCGGGCGGTCCGGTCTTCTGA
- a CDS encoding metal-dependent hydrolase: MMGPAHSLSGAAAWLGVGAATAAADHPMPWPVLVVGALICAGAALAPDLDHKAATISRAFGPVSRGLCEVVDKLSYAVYKATKKPGDKRRTGGHRTLTHTWLWAVLIGAGTSALAITGGRWAVLAILFIHLVLAVEGLLWRAARVSSDVLVWLLGATSAWILAGVLDKPGNGSDWLFTAPGQEYLWLGLPIVLGALVHDIGDALTVSGCPVLWPIPVGRKRWYPIGPPKAMRFRAGSWVELKVLMPVFMLLGGVGGAAALGYI, translated from the coding sequence ATGATGGGACCGGCGCACTCTCTCTCCGGGGCGGCTGCCTGGCTGGGGGTGGGCGCGGCGACCGCCGCCGCCGACCACCCGATGCCGTGGCCTGTCCTCGTCGTCGGAGCGCTGATCTGCGCGGGCGCGGCACTCGCCCCCGACCTCGACCACAAGGCGGCGACGATCTCGCGGGCCTTCGGGCCCGTCTCGCGCGGACTGTGCGAGGTCGTCGACAAGCTGTCGTACGCCGTCTACAAGGCGACGAAGAAGCCCGGCGACAAGCGCAGGACCGGCGGCCACCGCACACTCACCCACACCTGGCTGTGGGCGGTACTGATCGGCGCCGGCACCTCGGCGCTGGCGATCACCGGGGGCCGGTGGGCGGTCCTCGCGATCCTCTTCATCCACCTGGTGCTCGCGGTGGAGGGCCTGCTGTGGCGGGCCGCACGGGTCTCCAGCGATGTATTGGTGTGGCTGCTGGGCGCGACGAGCGCGTGGATCCTGGCCGGAGTGCTGGACAAGCCGGGCAACGGCTCGGACTGGCTGTTCACGGCCCCGGGCCAGGAGTACCTGTGGCTGGGTCTGCCGATCGTGCTGGGCGCCCTGGTGCATGACATCGGCGATGCGCTGACTGTTTCTGGCTGTCCGGTCCTGTGGCCGATACCGGTGGGCCGCAAGCGCTGGTACCCGATCGGCCCGCCGAAGGCGATGCGGTTCAGGGCGGGCAGCTGGGTGGAGCTGAAGGTGCTGATGCCGGTGTTCATGCTGCTCGGGGGAGTGGGCGGCGCGGCTGCGCTGGGCTACATCTAG
- a CDS encoding DEAD/DEAH box helicase, producing MILSPSPGSLIRAEGRQDGGVTLIDQLPPDADPDALFEAFSSWAEGQGITLYPAQEEALIEVVSGANVILSTPTGSGKSLVAAGAHFTALAQDKVTFYTAPIKALVSEKFFDLCKLFGTENVGMLTGDASVNADAPVICCTAEVLASIALRDGKYADIGQVVMDEFHFYAEPDRGWAWQIPLLELPQAQFILMSATLGDVAMFEKDLTRRTGRETSVVRSATRPVPLSYEYVTTPITETLTELLETRQAPVYIVHFTQAQAVERAQSLMSINMCTREEKDKIAELIGSFRFTTKFGQNLSRYVRHGIGVHHAGMLPKYRRLVEKLAQAGLLKVICGTDTLGVGVNVPIRTVLFTALTKYDGNRVRTLRAREFHQIAGRAGRAGFDTAGFVVAQAPEHVIENEKALAKAGDDPKKRRKVVRKKAPEGFVAWSDTTFEKLIGSEPEPLTSRFRVTNIMLLSVIARPGNAFEAMRRLLEDNHEPRKAQLRHIRRAIAIYRSLLDGGVVEQLDKPDAEGRTIRLTVDLQQDFALNQPLSTFALAAFDLLDPESPSYALDMVSVVESTLDDPRQILAAMQNKARGEAVGQMKADGVEYEERMERLQDISYPKPLEELLWHAYNVYKKSHPWVGDHPVSPKSVIRDMYERALTFTEFTSWYELARTEGIVLRYLASAYKALDHTIPDDLKTEDLQDLIAWLGEMVRQVDSSLLDEWEQLANPEIETAEQAQEKADQVKPVTANARAFRVLVRNAMFRRVELAALDHVRELGELDADSGWDEDAWGEAMDKYWDEYEDLGTGPDARGPKLLLIEEDPEHGLWRVRQIFADPNGDHDWGISAEVDLAASDEEGRAVLRVTSVGQL from the coding sequence GTGATCTTGTCGCCGTCGCCCGGTTCCCTGATCCGGGCGGAAGGCAGGCAAGATGGGGGCGTGACCCTTATTGATCAGCTGCCGCCGGATGCCGACCCCGATGCCCTCTTCGAAGCCTTCTCCTCGTGGGCCGAAGGCCAGGGCATCACGCTCTATCCGGCTCAGGAGGAGGCGCTGATCGAGGTGGTCTCCGGGGCCAATGTGATCCTTTCCACGCCCACCGGCTCGGGAAAGAGCCTGGTCGCGGCGGGTGCGCACTTCACGGCGCTGGCTCAGGACAAGGTCACGTTCTACACGGCGCCGATCAAGGCGCTGGTCTCCGAGAAGTTCTTCGACCTCTGCAAGCTCTTCGGCACCGAGAACGTCGGGATGCTGACGGGCGACGCGTCCGTCAATGCCGACGCCCCTGTCATCTGCTGCACCGCCGAGGTGCTGGCCTCCATCGCACTGCGCGACGGCAAGTACGCCGATATCGGCCAGGTCGTGATGGACGAGTTCCACTTCTACGCCGAGCCGGACCGCGGCTGGGCCTGGCAGATCCCGCTTCTCGAACTGCCGCAGGCGCAGTTCATCCTGATGTCGGCGACGCTCGGCGACGTCGCCATGTTCGAGAAGGACCTGACCCGCCGCACCGGCCGCGAGACCTCGGTCGTGCGGTCCGCGACCCGGCCCGTCCCGCTCTCGTACGAGTACGTCACGACGCCCATCACGGAGACCCTGACCGAGCTGCTCGAAACCAGGCAGGCGCCGGTCTACATCGTGCACTTCACGCAGGCCCAAGCGGTCGAGCGCGCGCAGTCGCTGATGAGCATCAACATGTGCACGCGCGAGGAGAAGGACAAGATCGCCGAACTGATCGGCAGCTTCCGCTTCACCACCAAGTTCGGGCAGAACCTGTCCCGTTACGTGCGTCATGGCATCGGGGTGCACCACGCCGGCATGCTGCCCAAGTACCGCCGTCTTGTCGAAAAGCTGGCGCAGGCGGGCCTGTTGAAGGTGATCTGCGGTACCGACACGCTCGGGGTCGGTGTCAACGTCCCCATCCGCACGGTGCTGTTCACCGCTCTCACCAAGTACGACGGCAATCGCGTACGTACTCTCCGCGCCCGCGAGTTCCATCAGATCGCCGGTCGCGCCGGGCGGGCCGGATTCGACACCGCCGGATTTGTGGTCGCCCAGGCCCCCGAGCACGTCATCGAGAACGAGAAGGCGCTCGCGAAGGCCGGCGACGACCCGAAGAAGCGCCGCAAGGTGGTCAGGAAGAAGGCTCCCGAGGGCTTTGTCGCCTGGTCGGACACCACATTCGAGAAGCTGATCGGCTCCGAGCCGGAGCCGCTGACCTCGCGCTTCCGGGTCACCAACATCATGCTGCTCTCGGTGATCGCCCGCCCCGGGAACGCCTTCGAGGCGATGCGCCGCCTCCTCGAGGACAACCACGAGCCGCGCAAGGCGCAGCTGCGCCATATCCGCCGGGCCATCGCCATCTACCGCTCGCTGCTCGACGGCGGGGTGGTGGAACAGCTGGACAAGCCCGATGCCGAGGGCCGCACCATCCGGCTCACCGTCGACCTCCAGCAGGACTTCGCGCTGAACCAGCCGCTGTCGACGTTCGCACTCGCCGCCTTCGACCTGCTCGACCCGGAGTCCCCGTCCTACGCCCTGGACATGGTCTCTGTCGTCGAGTCGACGCTCGACGACCCTCGCCAGATCCTCGCCGCCATGCAGAACAAGGCGCGCGGTGAGGCGGTCGGCCAGATGAAGGCGGACGGCGTCGAGTACGAGGAGCGCATGGAGCGGCTCCAGGACATCTCGTACCCCAAGCCGCTGGAAGAGCTGCTCTGGCACGCGTACAACGTCTACAAGAAGTCGCACCCGTGGGTCGGTGACCACCCGGTCTCGCCGAAGTCCGTCATCCGTGACATGTACGAACGGGCCCTCACCTTCACGGAGTTCACCTCCTGGTACGAGCTCGCGCGCACCGAGGGCATCGTGCTGCGCTATCTCGCGAGCGCGTACAAGGCTCTTGACCACACGATCCCCGACGACCTCAAGACCGAGGACCTTCAGGACCTGATCGCCTGGCTCGGCGAGATGGTGCGGCAGGTCGACTCCAGTCTGCTCGACGAGTGGGAGCAGCTCGCCAACCCGGAGATCGAGACGGCCGAGCAGGCCCAGGAGAAGGCCGACCAGGTCAAGCCGGTCACCGCGAACGCCCGCGCCTTCCGTGTGCTCGTACGCAACGCCATGTTCCGCCGGGTGGAACTGGCCGCGCTGGACCATGTCCGCGAGCTCGGCGAGCTGGACGCCGACTCCGGCTGGGACGAGGACGCCTGGGGCGAGGCGATGGACAAGTACTGGGACGAGTACGAGGACCTGGGCACCGGACCCGACGCGCGCGGCCCCAAGCTGCTGCTGATCGAGGAGGATCCGGAGCACGGCCTGTGGCGCGTCCGGCAGATCTTCGCCGACCCGAACGGCGACCATGACTGGGGTATCAGCGCGGAGGTCGATCTGGCGGCCTCCGACGAAGAAGGCCGGGCCGTCTTGCGGGTCACATCCGTCGGCCAGCTCTGA
- a CDS encoding MurT ligase domain-containing protein: MSGNSEPLTPRAKLAVTAGKAAAAVSRAAGRGSGSVIGGRVALKLDPDLLGRLAQHLDVVLVSATNGKTTTTRLIAEALRASGPVVSNALGANMPAGITSALAGGSDAKFGVIEVDEKYLAGVARDVTPKAIALLNLSRDQLDRAAETRMLAEKWREGLSGTKAMVIANADDPLIVWAASSSTNVVWVAAGQEWKDDAWSCPSCGGVMQRPGDDWFCGECGFRRPAPSWVLSGDHVLDPHGSAWPIHLQLPGRANKANAATSAAVAACFGVPPQVALERMYSVQAVAGRYDVVNFLGRDLRLLLAKNPAGWLETFSLIDPPPTPVILAVNARGADGTDTSWLWDVDYTRLAGHPIFVIGDRKLDLAVRLEVAGLDFRVCESADEAVQLAPPGRIEAIANYTAFQDLRRRVGN; the protein is encoded by the coding sequence ATGTCAGGCAACTCGGAGCCCCTGACGCCGCGCGCCAAGCTGGCCGTGACGGCAGGCAAGGCCGCAGCAGCGGTGTCGCGCGCCGCCGGACGCGGCAGCGGATCGGTGATCGGCGGCCGGGTCGCGCTCAAGCTCGACCCCGATCTGCTGGGGCGGCTGGCGCAGCACCTGGACGTCGTCCTCGTGTCGGCGACCAACGGCAAGACCACCACGACCCGGCTGATCGCCGAGGCGCTGCGGGCCAGCGGCCCGGTCGTCTCCAACGCGCTAGGCGCCAATATGCCCGCGGGCATCACCTCGGCGCTGGCCGGCGGTTCGGACGCCAAATTCGGTGTGATCGAGGTCGACGAGAAGTACCTCGCCGGCGTCGCCCGCGATGTGACGCCCAAGGCGATCGCGCTGCTCAACCTCTCGCGCGACCAGCTGGACCGCGCGGCCGAGACCCGGATGCTCGCCGAGAAGTGGCGCGAGGGCCTGTCCGGTACGAAGGCCATGGTCATCGCCAACGCCGACGACCCGCTGATCGTATGGGCCGCGTCCTCCTCCACCAACGTGGTGTGGGTGGCCGCCGGCCAGGAGTGGAAGGACGACGCCTGGTCCTGCCCGTCCTGCGGCGGTGTGATGCAGCGCCCCGGCGACGACTGGTTCTGCGGCGAGTGCGGCTTCCGCCGTCCCGCGCCGAGCTGGGTACTCAGCGGCGACCATGTCCTGGACCCGCACGGCTCGGCCTGGCCGATCCACCTCCAGCTGCCCGGCCGCGCCAACAAGGCGAACGCCGCCACCTCCGCCGCGGTCGCCGCCTGCTTCGGCGTGCCGCCGCAGGTCGCGCTGGAGCGCATGTACTCCGTGCAGGCCGTCGCCGGCCGGTACGACGTCGTCAACTTCCTGGGCCGCGATCTGCGACTGCTGCTCGCGAAGAACCCGGCCGGTTGGCTGGAGACGTTCTCGCTGATCGACCCGCCGCCGACCCCGGTCATCCTCGCCGTGAACGCCCGCGGCGCCGACGGCACGGACACCTCGTGGCTCTGGGACGTCGACTACACCCGGCTCGCCGGCCATCCGATCTTCGTCATCGGCGACCGCAAGCTGGACCTCGCCGTGCGTCTCGAGGTGGCGGGCCTGGACTTCCGGGTGTGCGAGTCCGCAGACGAGGCGGTACAGCTGGCCCCGCCCGGACGGATCGAGGCGATCGCCAACTACACGGCCTTCCAGGACCTGCGCCGCCGCGTCGGCAACTGA
- a CDS encoding ABC transporter ATP-binding protein has product MIGIAPPEYDPAAPESATTLPVGSAATVRSYVRELLQRHRRAFVALIAVNAIAVIASMTGPYLLGSVVERLTDGARELHLERTIAVFALALVLQTVFVRLVRLRGAMLGEEMLADLREDFLVRSVGLPPGVLERAGTGDLLSRITTDIDRLANAMREAVPQLAIGVVWAALLLGGLAVTAPPLALAVLVAAPLLVVGCRWYFKRAPSAYRSEAAGYAAVAAVLAETVDAGRTIEAHRLGDRRIALSDQRVKEWTSWERYTLYLRSVLFPVINITHVTVLGSVLMIGGWFVLRGWIDVGQLTTGALLAQMLVDPVGIILRWYDELQVAQVSLARLVGVREIEPDAGDGKVSPDGRDVRADGVHFGYREGVDVVRQVSLAVAPGTRLALVGPSGAGKSTLGRLLAGIYAPRAGRITLGEAELSRMPAERVREHVALVNQEHHVFVGSLRDNLLLARTGASDAELWAALGAVDADSWSRSLDDGLDTEVGSGGLALTPAQAQQIALARLVLADPHTLVLDEATSLLDPRAARHLERSLSRVLDGRTVVAIAHRLHTAHDADVIAVVEEGRISELGSHDELAAADGAYAALWRSWHG; this is encoded by the coding sequence ATGATCGGCATCGCGCCGCCGGAGTACGACCCGGCGGCACCGGAGTCGGCGACGACGTTGCCCGTCGGCAGTGCCGCGACCGTACGGTCCTATGTGCGCGAGCTGCTGCAGCGGCACCGGCGCGCCTTTGTCGCGCTGATCGCCGTCAACGCGATCGCCGTTATCGCTTCCATGACGGGCCCGTATCTGCTCGGCTCGGTGGTGGAGCGGCTGACGGACGGGGCGCGCGAGCTCCATCTGGAGCGCACCATCGCGGTGTTCGCGCTCGCGCTCGTCCTTCAGACCGTGTTCGTACGGCTGGTGCGGCTGCGCGGCGCGATGCTCGGCGAGGAGATGCTGGCCGATCTGCGCGAGGACTTCCTCGTGCGGTCGGTCGGCCTGCCGCCGGGCGTGCTGGAGCGGGCCGGTACCGGCGATCTGCTCTCCCGTATCACCACCGACATCGACCGGCTGGCCAACGCCATGCGCGAGGCCGTGCCGCAGCTCGCCATCGGCGTGGTGTGGGCGGCGCTGCTGCTGGGCGGTCTCGCGGTGACGGCACCGCCGCTCGCACTGGCGGTGCTGGTGGCCGCACCGCTGCTGGTGGTGGGCTGCCGCTGGTACTTCAAGCGGGCCCCTTCCGCGTACCGCTCGGAGGCGGCCGGGTATGCGGCGGTCGCTGCCGTCCTCGCCGAGACGGTCGACGCGGGCCGGACCATCGAGGCGCACCGCCTCGGCGATCGCCGCATCGCGCTCTCCGACCAGCGGGTCAAGGAATGGACGTCGTGGGAGCGCTACACGCTCTATCTGCGCTCGGTCCTCTTCCCCGTCATCAACATCACGCATGTCACGGTGCTCGGCTCGGTGCTGATGATCGGCGGCTGGTTCGTCCTGCGGGGCTGGATCGACGTCGGTCAGCTGACAACGGGGGCGCTGCTGGCCCAGATGCTCGTCGACCCGGTCGGAATCATCCTTCGCTGGTACGACGAGCTGCAGGTGGCCCAGGTGTCGCTGGCCAGGCTGGTGGGCGTCCGGGAGATCGAGCCGGACGCGGGCGACGGCAAGGTCAGCCCGGACGGACGCGATGTGCGCGCGGACGGGGTGCACTTCGGCTACCGCGAGGGCGTGGACGTGGTGCGCCAGGTGTCCCTGGCCGTGGCGCCGGGCACCCGGCTGGCCCTGGTCGGCCCGTCCGGCGCGGGCAAGTCGACGCTGGGCCGGCTGCTCGCGGGTATCTACGCGCCGCGGGCGGGACGGATCACCCTCGGCGAGGCCGAGCTGTCCCGGATGCCGGCGGAGCGCGTCCGCGAACATGTAGCGCTCGTCAACCAGGAGCACCACGTCTTCGTGGGCTCGCTGCGCGACAACCTGCTGCTGGCGCGTACCGGCGCGTCCGACGCGGAGCTGTGGGCGGCGCTCGGCGCGGTCGACGCGGACTCCTGGTCACGGAGTCTGGACGACGGCCTGGACACCGAGGTCGGCTCGGGCGGCCTCGCCCTGACCCCGGCCCAGGCCCAGCAGATCGCATTGGCGCGCCTGGTCCTCGCGGACCCGCACACCCTGGTCCTGGACGAGGCGACCTCGCTCCTCGACCCGAGGGCGGCACGGCACCTGGAACGCTCGCTGTCGCGGGTCCTGGACGGCCGCACGGTGGTGGCGATCGCTCACCGCCTGCACACCGCGCACGACGCGGATGTGATCGCGGTGGTGGAGGAGGGCCGGATCAGCGAGCTGGGCAGCCACGACGAACTGGCGGCGGCGGACGGGGCGTACGCGGCACTGTGGCGTTCCTGGCACGGGTGA
- the def gene encoding peptide deformylase yields the protein MRNRPIPGSSGLVKAMSLLGDPLLHAPCETVTDFSPALSRLIEDMFATMYAAQGVGLAANQVGIPLRVFVYDCPDDEDVRHLGHIVNPRLVEADGVTVRGAEGCLSLPGLEAGTERFDRAVVEGVTADGKPIRVDGTGFFARCLQHECDHLEGMVYTDRLKGWRRAKALRAARRASWGTTT from the coding sequence ATGCGAAACCGGCCGATCCCCGGCAGTTCCGGACTCGTGAAGGCCATGAGCCTGCTCGGAGATCCGCTGCTGCACGCCCCCTGCGAGACCGTCACCGACTTCTCTCCCGCGCTGTCGAGGCTCATCGAGGACATGTTCGCGACGATGTACGCGGCCCAGGGAGTGGGCCTCGCGGCGAACCAGGTGGGGATACCGTTGCGGGTGTTCGTCTACGACTGCCCCGACGACGAGGACGTCCGCCACCTCGGACATATCGTCAACCCGCGTCTGGTGGAGGCGGACGGTGTCACGGTGCGCGGCGCGGAGGGCTGTCTGTCGCTGCCGGGCCTCGAGGCCGGTACGGAGCGTTTCGACCGCGCGGTGGTGGAGGGCGTGACGGCGGACGGGAAACCGATACGGGTCGACGGCACCGGGTTCTTCGCTCGGTGCCTGCAGCACGAGTGCGACCACCTGGAGGGGATGGTCTACACGGACCGCCTCAAGGGCTGGCGCCGGGCCAAGGCGCTGCGCGCGGCGCGGCGGGCGAGCTGGGGAACCACGACCTGA